One segment of Nomia melanderi isolate GNS246 chromosome 10, iyNomMela1, whole genome shotgun sequence DNA contains the following:
- the osi gene encoding electron transfer flavoprotein regulatory factor orsai, translated as MSQRSKVIQLYKTLLFMGREYPRGYDFFKQNLRRAFEKNKGETDPEKIDKMLAHGNFVIKELEALYMLRKYRTLKKRYYNNP; from the exons ATGTCTCAACGCTCTAAGGTTATTCAACTATATAAGAcg TTGTTATTTATGGGTAGAGAATATCCAAGAGGTTATgacttttttaaacaaaatttaagaaGAGCCTtcgaaaaaaataaaggagaaacGGACCCAGAAAAAATCGATAAAATGCTGGCACACggaaattttgtcattaaagaaTTAGAAGCGTTGTATATGTTACGGAAATATCGAACATTAAAGAAAAGATATTATAATAAcccataa
- the LOC116433489 gene encoding trafficking protein particle complex subunit 2-like protein, translating into MAVCVAVIGKDNSPKYIRCADESMALQFHRKVHTSIDIIEEKLNDGNKTAIDIRDLYLGLLSTTEEYKIYGYATNTKIKFIVVLQSSNTSIRDNDVKMIFKKLHAAYFNSVCNPFYIPDDEINSKSFDLSIMEIMGII; encoded by the exons atggcAGTCTGTGTCGCTGTAATAGGTAAAGAT aattcTCCAAAATACATTCGATGTGCCGATGAATCAATGGCATTGCAATTTCATCGTAAGGTCCATACATCGATAGACATAATAGAAGAAAAGCTTAATGATGGAAATAAAACAGCAATTGACATACGGGATTTGTATTTAGGATTATTAAGTACCacagaagaatataaaat ATATGGCTATGCAACAAATACGAAAATTAAGTTTATTGTTGTATTACAGTCATCAAACACGTCAATACGCGATAATGATGTGAAAatg atttttaagaaattacatGCTGCATATTTTAATTCCGTATGTAATCCATTTTACATTCCAGAtgatgaaattaattctaa GTCATTTGATTTATCAATAATGGAAATAATGGGTATCATATAG